In one Melospiza melodia melodia isolate bMelMel2 chromosome 5, bMelMel2.pri, whole genome shotgun sequence genomic region, the following are encoded:
- the EGR4 gene encoding early growth response protein 4, with amino-acid sequence MLNVMDFSCPDPLYSKYEESCEMKTGDLQGLGQPEQQLLAEADFLGGELLGVPGSGGAVDYSLLGSQPSPSLSYTGSFFIKAVPEHPQDQESLFNLMSGILGISPFASSEGHQRHLDALYPCPEVAPSQLDLYPSCQPEMSGSSPAPFTEPGYGAFPAAEGAQPLPGNTSQCFFQPKLLDSKQDIKLSSGSPPLDKFKGACAQWEPLSQQHQAYLPAAFPSAEGFPAPEGSQGLFPALGSKMESVLSVSCQPELGSLAEDAACFGAHLGFGCEPENFPARGDFADSKIHALPAPLMPDFEASLAQPEVLPGLLGSAELLHPHPSPSVPPPEFLGPAPPLPSLLPAGPAALAEPKKKARRSKCSSKCFCPKPHEKAFACPVENCVRSFARSDELNRHLRIHTGHKPFQCRICLRNFSRSDHLTTHIRTHTGEKPFSCDTCGRRFARSDEKKRHSKVHLKQKARSEEKLKGLGFFSVGLSFGPL; translated from the exons ATGCTCAACGTTATGGATTTCTCCTGCCCGGATCCGCTCTACTCCAAGTACGAGGAGAGCTGCGAGATGAAAACCGGAGACCTGcagggcttggggcagcctgAGCAGCAACTTCTGGCAGAGGCCGATTTCCTTGGAG GTGAGCTGCTGGGCGTccccggcagcggcggggccgtGGATTACTCGCTGCTGGGCAGCCAGCCCTCGCCTTCCCTCAGCTACACCGGCAGCTTCTTCATCAAGGCGGTCCCGGAGCACCCGCAGGACCAGGAATCCCTCTTCAACCTGATGTCGGGCATCCTGGGCATCTCCCCCTTCGCCTCCTCCGAGGGCCACCAGCGGCACCTGGACGCTCTTTACCCCTGTCCCGAGGTGGCTCCGAGCCAGCTGGACCTGTACCCGTCGTGCCAGCCCGAGATGAGCGGGTCCAGCCCGGCCCCGTTCACCGAGCCGGGCTACGGCGCCTTCCCCGCGGCCGAGGGCGCGCAGCCCCTGCCGGGAAACACCTCGCAGTGCTTCTTCCAGCCCAAGCTGCTGGACAGCAAGCAGGACATCAAGCTGTCCTCCGGCTCCCCGCCCCTGGACAAGTTCAAAGGCGCCTGTGCCCAGTGGGAGCCGCTCTCGCAGCAGCACCAGGCCTACCTGCCCGCCGCCTTCCCCTCCGCCGAGGGCTTCCCGGCCCCCGAGGGCAGCCAGGGGCTGTTCCCCGCGCTGGGCTCCAAGATGGAGAGCGTCTTGTCCGTCAGCTGCCAGCCGGAGCTCGGCAGCCTGGCCGAGGACGCCGCCTGCTTCGGAGCCCATCTGGGCTTCGGCTGCGAGCCAGAGAACTTCCCGGCCCGCGGGGACTTCGCCGACAGCAAGATCCACGCCCTGCCCGCGCCGTTAATGCCGGACTTCGAGGCCTCCTTGGCCCAGCCCGAGGTGCTGCCGGGCCTGCTGGGCTCCGccgagctgctccatccccacccgTCTCCGTCCGTGCCTCCCCCGGAGTtcctgggcccggccccgccgctgccctcgctgctgcccgccggccccgccgcgctggcCGAGCCCAAGAAGAAGGCTCGGCGCAGCAAGTGCTCCTCCAAGTGCTTCTGCCCCAAGCCCCACGAGAAGGCGTTCGCCTGCCCGGTGGAGAACTGCGTCCGCAGCTTCGCCCGCTCCGACGAGCTCAACCGGCACCTGCGCATCCACACGGGCCACAAGCCCTTCCAGTGCCGCATCTGCCTGCGCAACTTCAGCCGCAGCGACCACCTCACCACGCACATCCGCACCCACACCGGCGAGAAGCCCTTCTCGTGCGACACCTGCGGCCGCCGCTTCGCCCGCTCGGACGAGAAGAAGCGGCACAGCAAGGTGCACCTCAAGCAGAAGGCGCGGAGCGAGGAGAAGCTCAAGGGCTTGGGTTTCTTCTCGGTGGGGCTGTCCTTCGGCCCGCTCTGA